In Natronoarchaeum mannanilyticum, the genomic window GCGTCGCGACGCCGCTCGTCAACCCTCTTCTCGACGCCGCGTCAGCCTCGGATGCGGCGTCGGGCGATCGACACCGCGGCGAGTACCGACAGCGCGGCGACGGCGATCGCGGGCCCGAACCCGGGTAGCGCGTCGTCACCGTTGTCCTCGGGACCGTCTCCGGGGTCGGTTCCGTTCGGCTCTCCGTCGGGTCGCGCCTCGACGGTGACGGTCGCCCGCTCGTCTTGTACCTCGACCGTGTAGTTGCCCGGCGCGGCGAACTGCTGTTCGTACTCGATAGCCCGGTTCTCCCCGGGCGCTGCGGACACCACCCGAGCGTCGACGCGCTCGCCGAACACCCGTAGCGGGATCGTTCGCTCGCCGTCGAACTGGCCGTCGTTCGCGACGGTGACCCTCACGTCGACGGTCTCGCCCTCGCTGATCCGCGTCTCTGAGAGGTTGACGCCGACGATTTCGAGTGACTGTCGCGGGGCGACCGCGAGATCGGCGAACGCCGACACGTTCGCTCTGAATCGGTAGACATCGCTCGTCTCCTCGATCAGTTCGGTCGCGACCGGTCGCCACTCGCCGGCGCGCTCGTAGAGGACGACCGCGGTGTCGTCCCGAGCGCTCGGGTCGAACGCGGCCTTGCTGACGGAGAACGTGACGGAGGCGTTCGATCCGTCGGGAAGATCGCCGGACATAGAGAGAGCTGTGAGAGGATCGGCGCCGTCGACGCCCTGAGGCGGGACGCCGGAGTCAGCGCCGCCGAACCCGAGCGCGAACGAGCCGTTCGCGACCTCAACCGACACGCGCTCGAACGTCACGTTGTCGGACGGTCCTGCGGGCGGCGTGAGCGCCACCGGGTGGTCGGCTCGTGCGCCTGTGACCGACGCCTCGATCCCGTCGCCGGTCCGGTCGTAGCTCACCGACGCGCCGTCGCAGGTGCCGGTCCGGATCGTGATCGGGGCGTCGAGCGACGGGAGCGACGTCCGGTTCGCCGAGAAACCGTCGCTCGACGCCACGGCCAGCGACTCGACGCCGCGATCGACGCCGAAGGCGGGGTCGATCGTGACGGCGAAGCGCCCGTCGAGACCGCCGTTGATCGCCCCGCCGTCCGTGCGGCCGGCCCGCCAGGACCAGGCGCCGCGCGCCCATCCGGGGCCGCGCGTGAAGTTGTCCGCTCGGCCGGCGGCGTCGTCGCGGACGGCCCACTCGGCGTCGGCGGGGAGCCCGACGAACTCCATCGTCGCCCGCCCGCCGGAGCCGTTGGTTTGGCCATCGTCGTCGGACCCGTTGATTTGGCCGTGCACGACGCCGAGGCTCAGCCCGTCGGAGCCCTCGTGCAGGAACAGGACGCTCCCGTTCGCGGACTGGAACGATTCTGTCCCGTAGGAGCTGCGGCCGGGTTGCGAGTCGAGGCCGGTCGTCACGTTCGAGCGGTAGTCGTAGAACGACGCGACCGTTCCTCCGGATCCGAACGGCTCGATCGGCCGGCAGACGCCGTTCTGTTCGACGACGTACGACGTCGTCTCGTGGTGGTCGGCGACCGCAGTCTGACGCGGTTCCTCGGCGGAGCGGGCGCCCGGCGGCTGGGCGACGGCAGCGACGAGCGACGCGACTAGCAGCATCGCGAGGAGCGTTCGACCAGCTTTCATCGTGACCGGTCACCACCGGGGATCGGACTGCGGAGCCGATTTTGTTCACGATCGCCCGGACGCTCGCAGTCAGCGTCGAGGTCCACCTCTCGCTCGGGGTCGGCGTCCGACTCGAACCACCGGTACAGCGCGCGCGGCGATCCGACCCACGCGCCCAGCTCCAGCGCGCGCTCGACCAGCCAGCGGTAGAGGCGTCGGTAGCCCGGGAACTCGCGGTCGCTGAAGTACCGGGGATGCCACAGCGCGGTCGCGACGGCGTCGTTGCGCGCCGCCTCCCCGAGGATGCGGTCGCAGACGTCTCGGGCGTCGTCGTACCGCTCGCCGGGATCGGGGAGCGCCTGCTCCATGATCGTCAACGGGAACGCGACGAACTCGTCGTCGAACGGCCGCAGCGGCCGGTAACCGTAGTCGAAGCCGACCGTCTCGCCCGATCCCAGGCTGGCGTCGTACCGCAGCCCGATCGCCCGGTGGTGGCGCCACGTCTCCGGGAAGGAAAGTCGAAGATGGTGTTGTCTGCCGCCGGCGATCCGATCGCCGAGCACCGATTCGATGCGATTCTTTTCCTCGCGTAACCGACCTTGGTCGTCCGGCGAGTGGTACGAGCCGTGCAGGCCGACCTCCCAGCCGCCGTCGTCGAGCTCCCGCACGGCGCGCGCGATGTCGGGCGCCTCGACGTCGTACCGGCCCAGGTGCTCGATCCAGTGTGTCGGCGACGTCCAGTCGCTCGGTGGGCGGTCGCGGAAGAGGTGCTGCTCGTCGAGGAAGTAGAAGGCCGACCGGACGCCGAGGTCCGCCTCCAGTTCGGCGATCGATTCGAACTGCCAGTAGGGGTTTGCCGACGACAGCGCCGTCCGGGCATGATACAGTGGCCGTTCCCGAAGCGCGTAGTACAGCGACGGCAGGCCCTTGTACGGCCGGTCGACGTCGTGGGTGAGACAGAGCGCGAACTCGGCGTCACCCGGCAGCGGCGCGTCGACGCGGGTGGCGTCCTGGTCGTCGACGAGCTCGTCGACGACCGAGGGCGGGTGGTGGCCGCCGATCGGCGACGAGGAAGCGGTCACTGTCCTACCTCCCGTTCGAGCGTTCGGACGATGCGGCTCGCGGCGGTACCGTTGCCGTACAGGTCTGGCTTGGGCGGCAGGTCGCCCGCGGAGCGGATGGCGTCGGCGATTTGCTCGGCGTCGGCGCCGACGAGCCGGTTCCAGCCGGCGTCGACGGTCTCGGTCCACTCGGTCGTGTCCCGCAGCGTCACGCAGGGCGTGTCCAGGTAGAACGCCTCCTTCTGGACGCCGCCCGAGTCCGTCGCGACGCAGCGGGCCCGCTCGACGAGGCTGACGAAGGAGAGGTACCCGACCGGGTCGACGATCTCGACGCTCTCGGTCGCGCGCTCCCATAGGTCGAACTCGCGGAGCGCCGCGACCGTGCGCGGATGGGCGGGAAGGACGACCGGATACGGGCAGTCGCCGAGTCCGTCGACGATGCCGGCGAGTCGGTCCGGGTCGTCCGTATTTTTCGCGCGGTGGACGGTCGCCAGCACGAACTCGTCGGGCACGTCGATCGTCTCGTGGACGTCGATCCTTCCGCCCTCGTCGAGGCGATCTCCAGCGTCGTCGATGCCATCTCCACCATCGTCGAGGCGATCGCGGACCTGCAGTAGCGTGTCGTACATGACGTCGCCCGGGACCGTCACGCCCTCGACGATGCCCTCGCATTCGAGGTTCTTTCTGGCCGCCGTCGTCGGGGCGAACAGCAGATCCGAGCAGTGGTCCGTGAGCACGCGGTTGACTTCCTCGGGCATCGAGAAGTCGCCGGAGCGCAGTCCGGCCTCGACGTGCGCGAGCGGAATCGATTCTTTGGACGCGACCAGTGCCCCGGCGAGCGTGGAGTTCGTGTCGCCGTACACGAGCACCACGTCGGGACTGGCGTCGAGGACAACGCGTTCGAGTTCGACCATCATCTCGGCGGTCTGAGCGGCGTGCGAATCAGAGCCGACGCCGAGGTGATGGTCCGGCTCGGGGATCGCCAGCTCCTCGAAGAACACGTCAGACAGCTCGGCGTCGTAGTGCTGGCCGGTGTGGACCAGCGTCTCGTCGTGATCCTCGCGGAGCTGCCGGGAGACGGCGGCCGCCTTCACGAACTGCGGGCGGGCGCCGACGATCGATAGCACGTTCATCGTTCTGGGTCGGTAGCTCGTCGTGCGTTCATCGTTCGAGCTCGTGGAGCTGCCCGTTCACGTCGGGTTCGAGCGACGCGTTGTCGAGGCGGTCGAAGATCATCGCGAGCGTGAGACAGAGGCTGCTCAGCAGGACGGTCAGCAGGGCGAGCAGGGCGTCGAGCGGCGTCGGCGTCGCGGCGAGGACCGACCAGCCGGCGTACGCCAGCCCGCCGGCGATGCCGACCGCACCGAGCGCGTACAGCAGTACGAGCGGGTGGAAGTCGGTGACGACGTACTTGACCGTGAATCGCCAGAGCGCGCGACGGGCGAGCAGCCGGGAGAGACGAGGAACGAACCGCCGGTACCTGATGTGGCTCTCCTCGTCGCCGTACTTCGCCGCCATCTCCACGTCCGTGACGCGCATCCCGTGGACGTTCAGCGCGACGAGCAGGTCGTTGCAGAACCCGTAGTCGTCGTGCAGGTCGTCGAGGTCGATCGCCGTCAACGCACGCGAGGAGATCGCCGTGTACCCGTTCTGGGGATCCGACATGCGCCAGTACCCGCTAACGACCTTGGTGAGGAAGGTCAGCAGCGTGTTGCCGAACAGCCGCCACGCCGACATCTGATCGCGGTGCTCGCTCC contains:
- the wecB gene encoding non-hydrolyzing UDP-N-acetylglucosamine 2-epimerase, whose translation is MNVLSIVGARPQFVKAAAVSRQLREDHDETLVHTGQHYDAELSDVFFEELAIPEPDHHLGVGSDSHAAQTAEMMVELERVVLDASPDVVLVYGDTNSTLAGALVASKESIPLAHVEAGLRSGDFSMPEEVNRVLTDHCSDLLFAPTTAARKNLECEGIVEGVTVPGDVMYDTLLQVRDRLDDGGDGIDDAGDRLDEGGRIDVHETIDVPDEFVLATVHRAKNTDDPDRLAGIVDGLGDCPYPVVLPAHPRTVAALREFDLWERATESVEIVDPVGYLSFVSLVERARCVATDSGGVQKEAFYLDTPCVTLRDTTEWTETVDAGWNRLVGADAEQIADAIRSAGDLPPKPDLYGNGTAASRIVRTLEREVGQ
- a CDS encoding polysaccharide deacetylase family protein, which codes for MTASSSPIGGHHPPSVVDELVDDQDATRVDAPLPGDAEFALCLTHDVDRPYKGLPSLYYALRERPLYHARTALSSANPYWQFESIAELEADLGVRSAFYFLDEQHLFRDRPPSDWTSPTHWIEHLGRYDVEAPDIARAVRELDDGGWEVGLHGSYHSPDDQGRLREEKNRIESVLGDRIAGGRQHHLRLSFPETWRHHRAIGLRYDASLGSGETVGFDYGYRPLRPFDDEFVAFPLTIMEQALPDPGERYDDARDVCDRILGEAARNDAVATALWHPRYFSDREFPGYRRLYRWLVERALELGAWVGSPRALYRWFESDADPEREVDLDADCERPGDREQNRLRSPIPGGDRSR
- a CDS encoding glycosyltransferase family 2 protein, translated to MYKGKTIGVVVPAYNEGELVGDVIRTLPEFVDRAFVVDDCSTDGTWREIREAAREANDWVDGPEQEKVHADGGRPVAGRVVPIRHEKNRGVGGAIKTGYERARDEGIDVTAVMNGDGQMDPEILDRIIDPIVEGEADYAKGNRLSRSEHRDQMSAWRLFGNTLLTFLTKVVSGYWRMSDPQNGYTAISSRALTAIDLDDLHDDYGFCNDLLVALNVHGMRVTDVEMAAKYGDEESHIRYRRFVPRLSRLLARRALWRFTVKYVVTDFHPLVLLYALGAVGIAGGLAYAGWSVLAATPTPLDALLALLTVLLSSLCLTLAMIFDRLDNASLEPDVNGQLHELER